A DNA window from Paenibacillus andongensis contains the following coding sequences:
- a CDS encoding ZIP family metal transporter: MNTNVQTENKVPTNKLKAVLWGILPLILLIAIITAIAKVGTGIENEPAAPIEVLNVEKITLNDEGIELKVLNSGPEEVTIAQVVVDGAFWNAEFLPSDTLQRFEQGTVNIPYPWVQGDPHEVKLITSNGLIFTGEVAAAAATPEPNGKLFWQYALIGFYVGIVPIGLGLMWYPFLRRFSVRGMHAILALTIGLLFFLVIDTFEEGFEMASEAPGVFQGTGLVWFGALLSCLFLIAVDQSNERKLNSSSLEGRRVSGKIATGIGLHNFGEGLAIGSAFAVGEAALGTFLIIGFTLHNITEGVGIAAPLLKDRPNWKTFVILALIAGGPAIIGTWVGGFIFNDTLAALFFGIGAGAILQVIYVISKMILKESDKRNLSPVSWLNFGGLTAGILIMYVTALMVKF; the protein is encoded by the coding sequence ATGAATACTAATGTTCAAACTGAAAATAAGGTTCCAACAAACAAATTGAAAGCTGTCTTATGGGGAATTCTCCCTCTGATTTTGCTAATTGCCATTATCACTGCCATAGCAAAAGTAGGAACAGGAATCGAAAATGAGCCTGCTGCTCCTATTGAAGTTCTGAATGTGGAGAAAATAACGCTTAACGATGAAGGAATTGAGCTTAAGGTGCTTAATTCGGGACCAGAGGAAGTAACGATCGCCCAAGTCGTTGTGGATGGAGCCTTTTGGAATGCGGAATTCTTACCAAGTGATACCTTGCAAAGATTTGAACAGGGCACTGTCAATATCCCTTACCCTTGGGTTCAAGGAGATCCACATGAAGTTAAACTCATCACCTCAAATGGATTGATTTTCACTGGGGAAGTTGCTGCCGCAGCCGCAACACCTGAACCCAATGGCAAACTTTTTTGGCAATATGCCTTAATAGGATTTTACGTAGGAATTGTTCCTATTGGGTTAGGACTCATGTGGTATCCATTTTTACGTAGATTTTCAGTTAGAGGGATGCATGCTATTCTCGCATTGACGATTGGGCTTTTGTTTTTTCTTGTGATAGATACCTTTGAAGAAGGGTTTGAAATGGCTTCAGAAGCTCCAGGTGTATTTCAAGGTACTGGATTGGTGTGGTTTGGTGCACTGCTCAGTTGTCTCTTCCTAATTGCGGTAGATCAGTCGAATGAACGCAAGCTAAATAGCAGCTCTTTGGAAGGAAGAAGGGTATCGGGCAAAATCGCCACCGGTATTGGTCTTCATAATTTTGGTGAAGGGCTTGCCATTGGATCCGCTTTTGCGGTCGGAGAAGCAGCATTAGGAACTTTCTTAATCATCGGGTTTACGCTTCACAACATCACGGAAGGTGTCGGAATCGCGGCCCCACTGCTTAAAGATCGTCCGAACTGGAAGACTTTTGTCATCTTAGCGTTGATCGCGGGTGGACCCGCCATTATTGGCACATGGGTAGGCGGATTTATTTTTAACGATACTTTAGCCGCGCTTTTCTTCGGTATAGGCGCTGGCGCCATTCTACAGGTTATTTATGTCATATCCAAAATGATTCTTAAAGAATCCGATAAAAGAAATCTTTCCCCTGTTTCATGGCTTAATTTTGGAGGGCTAACTGCTGGAATTCTTATTATGTATGTGACGGCTCTCATGGTTAAATTTTAG
- a CDS encoding transporter substrate-binding domain-containing protein produces the protein MNIQVRSKLGITLLIGLLVTLAFTGCSKDETIKVGIEKNNRPFTYTEGEEKKGFEVELWQAIAKKAKINYEWVDMEYGELNKSVKSGDVDLAIAGMTITNARKNKLDYSDPYFESGEAILTASDNETINSQDDLAQKVVATRNGSTAYQFASEIQGIKIRSYADISDAYDDLKNKNVDAVIFEEHSIQDYVQNSADGKFKKVGEVFNKDSYAIVAKKRNMYMGKINKAILAVSKDGTYEALYTKWFGSKPEKTPKELRHEMEKDIEHE, from the coding sequence ATGAATATACAAGTTCGAAGCAAGCTGGGGATCACGCTGTTGATCGGTCTTTTGGTAACACTAGCTTTCACGGGATGTTCGAAAGATGAAACGATCAAAGTCGGTATTGAGAAAAACAACCGTCCCTTTACGTATACAGAGGGGGAAGAGAAGAAAGGCTTCGAAGTGGAATTATGGCAAGCCATTGCGAAAAAGGCGAAAATAAACTATGAATGGGTAGATATGGAATACGGTGAGTTGAACAAAAGTGTAAAATCGGGTGATGTGGATCTGGCAATCGCCGGAATGACCATCACGAATGCCCGCAAGAACAAATTAGATTATTCAGATCCGTATTTTGAATCGGGAGAAGCGATACTTACCGCATCAGATAACGAGACGATCAACAGCCAAGATGACTTGGCCCAGAAAGTGGTGGCAACAAGGAACGGATCCACTGCTTATCAATTTGCAAGTGAAATTCAAGGGATCAAAATAAGAAGCTATGCGGATATCTCCGACGCCTACGATGATTTGAAAAATAAAAACGTTGATGCCGTGATTTTTGAAGAGCACAGCATTCAAGATTATGTGCAAAACTCAGCAGATGGAAAATTTAAAAAAGTAGGGGAAGTATTCAACAAAGATAGCTACGCAATCGTTGCTAAAAAGCGGAACATGTACATGGGAAAGATCAATAAGGCCATTCTAGCAGTCTCCAAAGATGGAACCTATGAAGCTCTATATACAAAGTGGTTCGGAAGTAAACCAGAAAAAACGCCAAAAGAGCTTAGACACGAGATGGAAAAGGATATTGAACACGAATAA
- the cydS gene encoding cytochrome bd oxidase small subunit CydS yields the protein MENMLIQYAPPVFVILSLVFMILWVSRASEVIEYTDKK from the coding sequence ATGGAAAACATGCTAATCCAATATGCTCCACCGGTATTTGTTATATTATCACTTGTTTTTATGATTCTATGGGTATCAAGAGCTAGTGAAGTCATAGAATATACGGATAAAAAATAA
- a CDS encoding cytochrome d ubiquinol oxidase subunit II: MSLELVGITVLWIFLYGYLIVASIDFGAGFFSYYSVITMKKHIIHKIIDRYLSPVWEVTNVFLVFFYIGMIGFFPETARYYGTALLVPGSMAIILLAIRGAYYAFSNYGSKDNKWYMLLYGATGLLIPSTLSTVLTISEGGIIVEQNGTILLDWSKLLGSPYTWSVILLSLVSVLYISSMFLSFYAYRAKDYPAFGILRGYALVWSGPTILASLLVFFTINQQNPEHFRNMLNLGWMFGASFLCFLVAVYFLWKQIKLGLAFILVLLQFAFAFFGYGKAHLPYLLFPYISIHENFTNQAMGTALVIAFLAGLVILIPSLFLLMRLFLFDADYVQGKLIKKGD, encoded by the coding sequence ATGAGTCTAGAACTTGTTGGAATTACGGTTTTGTGGATTTTTTTATACGGCTATTTAATTGTAGCATCCATTGACTTTGGTGCAGGTTTCTTCAGTTACTATTCGGTTATCACGATGAAAAAACATATCATTCATAAGATTATTGATCGATATTTGTCTCCCGTCTGGGAAGTTACCAATGTATTCTTAGTTTTCTTCTACATCGGTATGATCGGTTTCTTCCCTGAAACTGCACGTTATTATGGGACCGCGCTACTTGTACCAGGTAGTATGGCTATCATATTGCTAGCCATTCGAGGCGCATACTACGCTTTCAGCAATTATGGTTCCAAAGATAACAAGTGGTACATGCTGCTCTATGGAGCAACGGGCCTACTCATCCCTTCAACCCTTTCTACGGTGCTAACCATTTCTGAGGGTGGAATCATCGTGGAACAGAACGGAACGATTTTGCTAGATTGGAGTAAGCTGCTTGGGAGCCCTTATACTTGGTCGGTCATTTTACTATCCCTAGTCAGCGTTCTCTATATTTCGTCCATGTTCCTTTCCTTCTATGCCTATAGAGCAAAAGACTATCCCGCTTTTGGCATTTTACGAGGCTATGCTCTTGTCTGGAGCGGGCCTACTATTCTAGCAAGTCTGCTTGTTTTTTTCACTATAAACCAGCAAAACCCTGAACATTTCCGCAACATGCTTAACCTTGGCTGGATGTTCGGAGCATCCTTTCTCTGCTTTTTAGTAGCCGTCTACTTCCTTTGGAAACAAATCAAGCTAGGTCTAGCGTTCATTTTGGTACTTTTACAATTTGCTTTTGCTTTCTTTGGTTATGGTAAGGCCCATTTACCGTATCTTTTATTTCCGTACATTTCCATTCACGAAAATTTTACTAACCAAGCAATGGGAACTGCGCTAGTCATTGCCTTTCTTGCAGGGCTTGTTATTCTAATCCCCTCTCTGTTTCTGCTTATGCGTCTATTTCTATTTGATGCTGATTATGTGCAAGGTAAATTGATAAAGAAGGGTGACTAA
- a CDS encoding cytochrome ubiquinol oxidase subunit I, whose protein sequence is MPTYDSVFYSRMLTETTLAFHIIFATIGVGVPVMIMLAELASIKRKDPYYALLARRWARGFVITVAIGVVTGTAIGLQLSLLWPKFMEIAGQAIALPLFLETFAFFIEAIFLGIYLYTWERLKPKHHLLLLVPVVIGSSASAFFITTVNAFMNTPQGFTLKDGLITNVQPILAMFNPSMPTKVAHVLSSSYMTSAFILAAAAAYSLLRKKGDTLYAKKALKLTVTAGLVFAITTAMIGDLSAKFLAHTQPEKLAAAEWHFETTSNAPLVLGGILTENNEVKYALKIPYALSILAGGTPGTEVKGLNEIPKDLRPPLYVHYFFDAMVAIGMFVIVVAICHMWYARKKSRKPYPRWLLAIIVVCGPLSMLGIQCGWFYAEVGRQPWILRGYMKVADAATTSQDVDTMLLLFCLLYLVLALTAVKVLSKLFRKNDVADELIALGIFGGRTPE, encoded by the coding sequence ATGCCTACCTACGATTCCGTATTTTATAGTCGCATGCTCACTGAGACCACACTGGCATTTCATATTATTTTCGCTACCATCGGCGTTGGTGTTCCAGTCATGATTATGTTAGCTGAGTTAGCCAGCATCAAACGCAAAGATCCCTACTATGCCTTGCTGGCACGAAGATGGGCTCGCGGATTCGTTATCACCGTTGCTATTGGGGTGGTTACGGGTACGGCTATCGGGCTTCAGCTCAGCCTGTTGTGGCCGAAATTCATGGAGATTGCCGGGCAAGCCATTGCGCTTCCGTTGTTTCTGGAAACTTTCGCCTTTTTCATCGAGGCTATCTTCTTAGGGATTTATTTATATACATGGGAACGTTTAAAACCTAAACATCATTTGTTATTACTCGTGCCTGTTGTCATTGGTTCGTCTGCTTCCGCATTTTTTATTACGACTGTGAATGCTTTCATGAATACGCCGCAAGGCTTCACGCTAAAAGATGGCTTGATTACGAATGTACAGCCGATTCTAGCTATGTTTAATCCTTCCATGCCGACCAAGGTGGCACATGTACTTTCCTCTTCCTACATGACCAGCGCGTTTATCTTGGCAGCTGCAGCGGCTTACTCCCTTCTCAGGAAAAAAGGGGACACTTTATATGCTAAGAAAGCTTTAAAACTGACCGTGACTGCCGGTCTCGTGTTCGCCATTACTACGGCAATGATCGGTGATCTATCTGCCAAATTTCTAGCTCATACTCAGCCCGAAAAACTTGCCGCAGCCGAGTGGCATTTTGAAACGACATCGAATGCACCGCTCGTACTGGGTGGCATTTTGACTGAAAATAATGAGGTTAAATATGCGTTGAAAATTCCATATGCACTTAGTATCTTGGCAGGTGGAACTCCCGGAACCGAGGTCAAAGGGCTGAATGAGATTCCGAAGGATCTCCGACCTCCTTTATATGTACATTATTTCTTTGATGCCATGGTTGCTATAGGGATGTTTGTGATAGTCGTTGCCATTTGCCATATGTGGTATGCACGCAAAAAATCCCGTAAACCTTATCCGAGATGGCTTCTAGCGATTATCGTAGTGTGTGGTCCTCTTTCTATGTTAGGCATCCAATGTGGATGGTTTTACGCGGAGGTTGGTCGCCAACCTTGGATTCTGCGTGGTTATATGAAGGTAGCAGATGCCGCTACAACTTCACAAGACGTGGATACGATGTTACTGCTGTTCTGTTTACTTTATCTCGTTTTAGCACTGACTGCTGTAAAAGTATTATCCAAACTTTTTAGAAAAAACGATGTTGCAGATGAACTGATTGCACTTGGTATTTTCGGGGGGAGGACCCCAGAATGA
- a CDS encoding Ger(x)C family spore germination protein produces MKRNNRFKLFIVLTALTLLCGCWDVKEINLRTPPLLIGIAKGNDDEYRVTLYIPVTQKGKTTSRIVTGKGNSIFNILQQMQTNSDDALDYTQVQFILIENNLAENEEEMGKLFRLLMEMEQLPSKALVAITDEGIEKMLSNIDKVTGAQITSIHEFFNKGEWAPEVSSTRIMEFYGSLYSYTKDINVPIVISGKETVLRFEGSAFFKKEKMVGRINSKENLLVNLFHHRNVTGEIESLGSADMIVKNSSLHIKSSMKKDEPLVSCDLKLKIHVMERKEGVTDKQIQEELEKQIEKRFNKIFEQAQENKSDIFGFGQHFRNQIPYQELKNWREEYYPKLKVNFQVHVSHL; encoded by the coding sequence ATGAAAAGAAATAATCGATTCAAACTTTTCATTGTACTTACGGCTTTAACCCTTCTATGTGGTTGTTGGGATGTTAAAGAAATCAATTTACGTACCCCTCCTTTACTCATCGGCATTGCCAAGGGAAACGATGATGAATACAGAGTGACACTGTATATTCCCGTAACGCAAAAAGGTAAAACAACATCAAGAATAGTAACGGGGAAAGGCAATTCAATTTTCAATATTCTGCAACAAATGCAGACAAACTCTGATGATGCCCTCGATTACACACAAGTACAATTCATTCTTATCGAAAACAACTTGGCAGAGAACGAAGAGGAAATGGGTAAACTTTTTCGACTTTTAATGGAGATGGAGCAACTGCCGTCCAAAGCGTTGGTTGCCATTACAGATGAGGGTATTGAGAAAATGCTGTCGAATATTGACAAAGTAACAGGTGCTCAAATTACCTCTATCCATGAATTTTTTAATAAAGGGGAGTGGGCACCAGAGGTTTCGAGTACCCGCATTATGGAATTTTATGGAAGTTTATATTCCTATACGAAGGATATAAACGTTCCGATCGTCATTTCCGGCAAAGAAACAGTATTACGCTTCGAAGGCTCCGCTTTTTTCAAAAAAGAGAAAATGGTGGGACGGATCAACTCAAAGGAAAATCTGCTAGTTAATTTGTTTCATCACCGCAATGTAACAGGCGAGATTGAGAGCCTGGGTTCTGCCGACATGATCGTAAAAAACAGCTCATTGCACATCAAGTCGTCAATGAAAAAGGATGAACCGTTAGTGTCATGCGATTTGAAATTAAAGATACATGTTATGGAAAGAAAAGAGGGCGTGACGGATAAACAGATCCAAGAAGAACTCGAAAAGCAGATCGAAAAGCGGTTTAACAAGATATTCGAACAAGCCCAAGAAAACAAATCAGATATTTTTGGGTTTGGCCAACATTTCCGTAATCAGATTCCATATCAGGAATTAAAAAACTGGAGAGAAGAATATTATCCAAAGCTAAAAGTGAATTTTCAGGTCCATGTAAGCCATTTGTAA